From one Bacteroides fragilis NCTC 9343 genomic stretch:
- a CDS encoding tetratricopeptide repeat protein: MPNFFKSFFAGKTENPEEEKQKNAKKNFEIFKYDGLRAQRMGRPDYAIKCFNEALAIEEDFETLNYLSQLYIQTGEFGKAHELLERMIALEPELTSTYLTLANLCFMQEDYQEMADAAQKAIALEEGNAMAHYLLGKANHGLDNGIMTIAHLTKAIVLKDDFTEARLLRAEALYKMQQFAEAMEDIEAILAQNPDEEAALLLRGKIKEATGKEEEAETDYLHVTEINPFNEQAYLYLGQLFITQKKLTAAIELFDEAIELNPNFGAAYHERGRAKLLNGDKDGSIEDMKKSLELNPKEGENLNGQFNNQQAETTPNVLGL; the protein is encoded by the coding sequence ATGCCGAACTTCTTTAAATCTTTTTTTGCGGGGAAAACAGAAAACCCTGAGGAAGAAAAACAAAAAAACGCCAAAAAGAACTTTGAGATATTTAAATATGACGGCCTGCGTGCCCAACGTATGGGACGTCCGGACTATGCCATTAAGTGCTTTAACGAAGCGCTGGCCATTGAAGAAGATTTCGAAACACTGAATTATCTGAGCCAGCTTTACATCCAGACCGGTGAATTCGGGAAAGCACATGAGTTGCTGGAACGTATGATCGCGCTGGAACCAGAATTGACAAGCACGTACCTGACCCTGGCCAATCTCTGCTTCATGCAAGAAGATTATCAGGAGATGGCCGATGCCGCCCAGAAAGCCATCGCACTGGAAGAAGGAAACGCAATGGCACACTACCTGTTGGGCAAAGCCAATCATGGATTGGATAACGGAATAATGACCATCGCCCATCTGACAAAAGCCATTGTGCTGAAAGATGATTTCACGGAAGCCCGACTGCTCCGTGCCGAAGCACTGTATAAGATGCAGCAATTTGCAGAGGCTATGGAAGATATTGAAGCCATACTTGCACAGAATCCGGACGAAGAAGCTGCCCTCCTGCTACGTGGCAAAATAAAAGAAGCCACCGGAAAGGAAGAAGAAGCAGAGACGGACTATCTCCATGTGACAGAGATAAACCCCTTCAACGAACAGGCTTACCTATATCTGGGACAACTATTTATCACACAGAAGAAATTGACAGCTGCTATTGAGTTGTTTGACGAAGCTATCGAGTTGAATCCGAACTTTGGAGCCGCCTATCATGAACGGGGACGTGCCAAACTATTAAACGGGGACAAAGACGGTTCGATTGAAGATATGAAGAAATCGCTGGAGCTGAACCCGAAAGAGGGAGAGAACCTGAACGGACAGTTCAACAATCAGCAAGCAGAAACAACCCCAAACGTATTGGGACTGTAA
- a CDS encoding MFS transporter, producing the protein MKNRKIYPWIVVGLLWFVALLNYMDRQMLSTMKDAMQIDIIELQSATNFGRLMAVFLWIYGLMSPMAGIIADRVSRKWLIVGSLFVWSAVTYGMGYADTFNQIYWLRALMGVSEALYIPAGLSLIADWHQEKSRSLAVGIHMTGLYAGQAIGGFGATVAAAYSWHTTFHWFGIVGIVYALVLIIFLRENEEHARVIRAMHTDKSKKIPLFKGVTLLFGNIAFWIILFYFAAPSLPGWATKNWLPTLYAENLDIPMAEAGPISTITIAVSSFIGVILGGLLSDRWVSKDIRGRIYTGAIGLGLTIPALLLLGLGNGFISIIGAGFLFGVGFGMFDANNMPILCQFVSAKYRATAYGIMNMTGVFAGAVVTSLFGKWTDGGNLGLGFAILGGIVLLALGMQLCFLRPHTDNME; encoded by the coding sequence ATGAAAAATAGAAAAATATATCCTTGGATCGTTGTCGGACTTTTATGGTTTGTGGCATTATTAAATTATATGGATCGTCAGATGCTGTCAACCATGAAAGATGCGATGCAGATAGATATTATAGAATTGCAGTCGGCTACCAATTTTGGGCGGCTAATGGCAGTCTTCCTTTGGATTTACGGTCTTATGAGTCCGATGGCAGGAATTATTGCCGATCGCGTCAGTCGTAAATGGTTGATTGTCGGGAGTCTTTTTGTCTGGTCGGCGGTCACTTATGGCATGGGGTATGCCGATACATTTAATCAAATCTACTGGTTGCGCGCATTGATGGGAGTCAGTGAGGCATTATACATTCCTGCGGGCCTCTCCTTGATAGCCGATTGGCATCAGGAGAAATCACGTTCGCTGGCAGTCGGTATCCATATGACGGGATTGTATGCCGGTCAGGCTATTGGCGGGTTTGGTGCTACGGTAGCTGCGGCCTATTCGTGGCATACTACATTCCATTGGTTCGGTATTGTAGGCATTGTCTATGCATTGGTCTTGATTATATTCCTTCGTGAGAATGAAGAACATGCCAGGGTCATTCGGGCCATGCATACAGATAAATCAAAAAAGATTCCGTTGTTTAAAGGAGTGACTCTTTTATTCGGTAATATTGCTTTTTGGATTATTCTGTTCTATTTTGCGGCTCCCAGTCTTCCCGGATGGGCTACGAAGAATTGGTTGCCTACCCTGTACGCTGAGAATCTCGATATCCCTATGGCTGAGGCAGGGCCTATATCCACTATAACGATTGCTGTCTCTTCTTTTATCGGAGTTATTCTGGGAGGGTTATTGTCAGACCGTTGGGTATCCAAAGACATACGCGGACGTATCTATACAGGCGCAATCGGGTTAGGGTTGACCATACCTGCGCTTCTTTTATTGGGCTTAGGCAATGGTTTCATCAGTATAATAGGTGCAGGATTTCTGTTTGGGGTCGGTTTCGGTATGTTCGATGCCAATAATATGCCTATTTTGTGCCAGTTTGTTTCGGCCAAATATCGGGCAACGGCCTATGGTATAATGAATATGACCGGAGTTTTTGCCGGAGCAGTTGTAACAAGCTTGTTTGGAAAATGGACGGACGGTGGCAACCTGGGATTGGGATTTGCTATTCTGGGAGGTATTGTATTGTTGGCTTTGGGCATGCAGTTGTGCTTTCTTCGTCCGCACACGGATAATATGGAATGA
- a CDS encoding sialidase family protein, with amino-acid sequence MRYISILFLLSCFLLSTPLRAERVKVIVRQPIVPVLTKKEINPVLQLKLIKSCPGPCFVKEIGLSLKGTTLLTDLTHLSLYRVAGKRGLSDWEKCVDSVAPALKTVLDTPLELKSDTTILWVTVKLKDKVDLTHRVTVSCDHVTTTCGKASVTSVRPIVALRTGVAVRQRGEDGVHTSRIPGITTSLKGTLMAIFDARYDSSRDLQGDIDIAMMRSLDGGMSWQPMQIVLDRKKWGGLPEKYNGISDACILTDEKNGTIYVAGLWMYGVLDPRSGKWVEGMTQDSTRWIHQWHAKGSQPGLGVKETCQFLITKSVDDGLTWSDPVNITAQTKKPEWWLYAPAPGHGITLKDGTLIFPTQGRDKDGIPFSNITYSKDGGKTWIASKPAYHNTTECMAVELQDGSVMLNMRDNRNHGNKKVNGRRICVTSDLGSTWTEHSTSRKALIEPTCMASIHRHTYQENGRQKTLLLFCNPESYDSRDHMTLKCSLDDGNTWDSGRKIMLDELGSFGYSCITSVNDSTIGVFYESSQAQMVFQQIQLKELIGKGKSYKER; translated from the coding sequence ATGCGTTATATTTCGATATTGTTTTTATTGAGTTGTTTTTTACTCAGTACTCCGTTACGTGCCGAGCGGGTGAAAGTTATTGTTAGACAGCCCATAGTACCGGTCTTGACAAAAAAGGAGATTAATCCGGTTTTGCAATTAAAGTTGATAAAGAGCTGTCCGGGACCATGTTTTGTAAAGGAGATCGGATTATCCCTGAAAGGTACTACTTTGTTGACCGATTTAACTCATTTGAGTTTATATAGAGTTGCCGGAAAGAGGGGGCTTTCTGACTGGGAAAAGTGTGTCGACTCAGTTGCTCCCGCTTTAAAAACGGTTTTAGACACTCCGTTGGAATTGAAATCAGATACTACCATACTGTGGGTAACTGTTAAATTGAAAGATAAAGTTGACTTAACCCATCGTGTGACGGTCAGTTGTGATCATGTGACGACGACTTGTGGTAAGGCTTCTGTAACTTCCGTTCGTCCGATTGTCGCACTCCGTACCGGAGTCGCTGTACGGCAAAGAGGGGAAGACGGAGTTCATACTTCGCGTATTCCCGGCATTACTACTTCCCTGAAAGGAACTTTGATGGCCATATTTGATGCCCGTTACGATAGTTCGCGTGACTTGCAAGGTGATATCGATATTGCGATGATGCGAAGCCTGGATGGTGGAATGAGCTGGCAGCCGATGCAGATAGTGCTCGACCGCAAAAAGTGGGGTGGATTGCCAGAGAAATATAATGGAATCAGTGATGCTTGTATCCTGACCGATGAAAAGAACGGTACTATTTATGTGGCGGGACTCTGGATGTATGGAGTCTTAGATCCCCGATCGGGTAAATGGGTGGAAGGAATGACGCAGGACAGTACCCGTTGGATACACCAATGGCATGCGAAAGGTTCTCAGCCCGGGCTCGGGGTTAAAGAGACCTGTCAGTTCTTGATTACGAAAAGCGTGGATGACGGACTGACTTGGAGTGACCCTGTAAATATAACAGCACAAACCAAGAAACCGGAATGGTGGCTGTATGCTCCGGCACCGGGGCATGGCATTACTTTGAAAGACGGTACATTAATATTTCCCACACAAGGCCGTGATAAAGATGGAATACCATTCTCTAATATTACGTATAGCAAGGATGGGGGAAAAACATGGATAGCCTCTAAGCCGGCTTATCACAACACTACGGAGTGCATGGCAGTCGAATTACAGGATGGCAGTGTCATGTTGAATATGCGTGATAACCGTAATCACGGTAATAAAAAGGTCAATGGACGCCGTATTTGTGTCACCTCCGATCTGGGAAGCACATGGACGGAACATTCCACTTCCCGAAAAGCATTGATAGAGCCTACTTGTATGGCAAGTATTCATCGACATACTTATCAGGAAAACGGCAGGCAAAAGACTCTTCTTCTATTCTGCAATCCGGAGTCTTATGACAGTAGAGACCACATGACGCTAAAGTGCAGCCTGGATGATGGAAATACCTGGGATTCCGGCCGGAAAATCATGTTGGATGAGTTGGGAAGTTTTGGCTATTCCTGCATAACTTCGGTCAATGATTCTACGATTGGTGTTTTTTATGAAAGTAGCCAGGCACAGATGGTTTTCCAACAAATACAGTTGAAAGAGCTCATAGGTAAAGGTAAATCATATAAAGAGAGATAG
- a CDS encoding sialidase family protein, protein MKNTILKLFLLFCAVPSIGQNVHPNLPWIDISGQRERQVTIAPGRPDLYNGHPTTVMMDDHKTILCTWSYGHGGKASFIAESKDAGLTWKNGKTPADWQTMSNCPSIYKLTDKQGKERVFVFSAWPDMPMTYSEDGGKSWSPVRSLNKPCVMAFSSIVKLKNGDYLGLYHRGLNDRDRPPLTLWQSVSHDGGLTWSESVKVGEMEGRSPCEPCVFRAPDGKRLVCVARENNRVGNSLMMFSDDEGTTWSPLQKTPWGLTGDRHVIKFTPDGRMIAVFRDMAPNSPTKGHFVAWVGNYKDLLEGTSGQYKIKLLHSYAGSDCGYPGLEILPDGTIVAITYVKMRPGPEQHSIVGVRFKLEETDKMLY, encoded by the coding sequence ATGAAGAACACAATCTTGAAACTGTTTCTATTGTTTTGTGCTGTTCCTTCAATCGGACAAAATGTCCACCCCAATCTGCCTTGGATCGACATATCGGGGCAGCGTGAACGGCAGGTGACAATAGCTCCGGGCAGGCCGGATTTATATAACGGACATCCTACTACTGTAATGATGGATGATCATAAGACTATTCTTTGTACCTGGTCTTACGGGCATGGAGGTAAAGCGTCTTTCATAGCCGAAAGTAAGGATGCCGGGCTGACTTGGAAAAATGGTAAAACCCCTGCTGACTGGCAGACGATGAGCAATTGTCCCAGTATTTATAAACTGACGGATAAGCAGGGGAAAGAGCGTGTCTTTGTGTTTAGTGCCTGGCCGGACATGCCTATGACTTATAGTGAAGACGGAGGGAAGAGCTGGAGTCCGGTCCGTAGTTTGAATAAACCTTGTGTGATGGCGTTTTCAAGCATTGTAAAATTGAAGAATGGCGATTATCTCGGGTTGTATCACCGTGGACTGAATGATCGGGATCGTCCTCCGTTGACTTTGTGGCAATCTGTCTCACATGACGGAGGATTGACCTGGAGCGAGTCGGTGAAAGTAGGCGAGATGGAGGGGCGTTCACCCTGTGAACCCTGTGTCTTCCGCGCTCCCGATGGCAAACGGCTTGTCTGTGTAGCGCGTGAAAATAACCGGGTAGGCAATTCTCTGATGATGTTTTCTGATGATGAGGGAACCACCTGGTCTCCTTTGCAAAAAACTCCCTGGGGCCTGACCGGAGACAGGCATGTAATAAAGTTTACTCCTGACGGTCGTATGATTGCCGTCTTTCGGGATATGGCTCCCAACAGTCCGACGAAAGGGCATTTTGTAGCCTGGGTCGGTAATTATAAAGATTTGCTTGAGGGAACTTCCGGACAATATAAAATAAAGCTTTTACATAGTTATGCCGGTTCGGATTGTGGATATCCCGGTCTCGAAATCCTTCCGGATGGGACTATTGTCGCCATCACTTATGTTAAAATGCGGCCGGGCCCTGAACAACACTCCATTGTCGGCGTACGCTTCAAACTTGAAGAAACTGATAAAATGCTATATTAA
- a CDS encoding RagB/SusD family nutrient uptake outer membrane protein → MKATKILICILCCTWICSCSLLEVDPVSTITSQSFWKTPGDAKAYLTGIYNKVRSLNNTSYYGEDRGDAFKAGEIGPTSVAWAHTLLESNAPSYRSAYNIIHHANLLFNKIESLKFTNETEKNRIKAECHFLRAYTYFLIVRIWGDAPIITDPVLSDNVELKPRSPKEDVMKLILEDIEQSVLLFPEDGYINKNLASKPAAYALKADVLMWKAKVLNGGNADLEEAIKAIDQVGGSGVSLLPDYAKVFANDNKKNNEIIFSFYFERYETGNLSIATNTTSRTDNLSMAVNLADAATSPNQSRHVYAPSDKARELYLKYPGDRRYKVAMIDLVDKDGNLILTQTNKFRGKAYSDDRYFDDDLIAYRWGDLLLLRAEANAALNKISESLVDLNEVRDRAGLEPYDGPKDKIAVEKEICDERLRELFIEQKRWFDLVRFHCGGTIDIYKEVPNLNDKPGYPLYFPINYNDMVLNDKLVQTDGYESNVER, encoded by the coding sequence ATGAAAGCAACAAAAATATTGATCTGTATTCTCTGCTGCACATGGATTTGCAGTTGTAGCTTGTTGGAGGTTGATCCGGTTTCTACCATCACTTCACAGTCGTTCTGGAAAACTCCGGGAGATGCCAAAGCTTATCTTACGGGCATTTACAATAAGGTGCGTTCCCTGAATAATACTTCTTATTACGGTGAAGACCGGGGAGATGCTTTTAAAGCCGGTGAGATCGGCCCTACGAGTGTGGCATGGGCCCATACTTTGCTTGAGAGCAATGCTCCTTCTTATCGTTCGGCTTATAATATCATTCATCACGCCAATCTTCTTTTCAATAAAATTGAAAGTCTGAAGTTTACTAATGAGACTGAGAAGAATCGTATAAAAGCTGAGTGTCACTTTCTAAGAGCATATACTTATTTTCTTATAGTGCGTATTTGGGGAGATGCTCCCATCATTACTGATCCTGTGCTTTCGGACAACGTTGAGCTTAAACCCCGTTCTCCCAAAGAAGACGTCATGAAGTTGATCCTTGAAGATATAGAACAGTCTGTCCTGTTATTTCCGGAGGATGGATATATCAATAAGAATTTAGCTTCAAAGCCGGCTGCCTATGCTTTGAAAGCCGATGTTTTAATGTGGAAAGCAAAGGTCCTGAATGGTGGAAATGCGGATCTGGAAGAAGCGATCAAGGCAATCGATCAGGTAGGCGGGAGTGGAGTGTCTTTGCTACCGGATTATGCAAAGGTATTTGCCAATGATAATAAAAAGAATAATGAGATCATTTTCTCTTTTTATTTTGAACGCTATGAAACTGGAAATCTTTCTATTGCAACCAACACTACATCGAGAACCGATAATTTATCGATGGCTGTCAACTTGGCCGATGCGGCAACTTCACCCAATCAGAGCCGCCATGTCTATGCCCCAAGTGACAAGGCCAGAGAGTTGTATCTTAAGTATCCGGGCGATAGGCGCTATAAAGTCGCCATGATTGATTTGGTGGATAAAGATGGTAACCTGATTTTAACCCAGACAAACAAATTCAGGGGGAAGGCCTATTCCGACGATCGTTATTTTGACGATGACTTGATAGCTTATCGTTGGGGAGATCTTCTTCTGTTGCGTGCTGAGGCCAATGCTGCACTCAATAAGATATCTGAGTCTCTTGTCGATCTGAATGAGGTTCGTGACCGGGCGGGCCTGGAGCCCTATGATGGCCCGAAAGATAAGATTGCTGTAGAGAAAGAAATCTGTGACGAACGTTTAAGAGAGCTTTTTATAGAGCAAAAACGATGGTTTGATTTGGTGCGTTTCCATTGTGGCGGGACCATTGACATTTATAAGGAGGTGCCCAATTTGAATGACAAACCCGGTTATCCGTTGTATTTCCCAATCAATTATAATGATATGGTCTTAAATGACAAACTGGTGCAGACAGATGGGTACGAAAGTAATGTAGAGAGATAG
- a CDS encoding SusC/RagA family TonB-linked outer membrane protein has protein sequence MRKITRIKCLIVVLLTFIGTLAPVHAQQSGNFEISGVVKDTSGEPVIGATVIVKNTQIGTTTDVDGKFKLKVPHKSLLQISFIGMKTKDLKVTNNTFYEITLEDESVLLDEVVAIGYGTQSKATVTSGVVSVKKAELMSSVSASPLNNLQGKVAGLDIRQTTGQPGAQPVVLIRGGSTDPANDSPLFVIDGVVRSNMNGLNQEDIESMEVLKDAASAAIYGAKAANGIILITTKQGSSKDGKATISASYRLGVEQIRQHYPFSGARDYLYASRLAGSRGINDANVSGRLEGGAYPYSTGNINYKNGALEGYGYSRFTTEYLDDLISNMGQSYVDDLLNRQGYETMTDPYSGKQLIFKDNHYQKDVLFQTALTHNYDLSVSGGNDKGNYYVSLGYINSEGIVLGTGYDRFSLTANGNYNLRSNLKLTVGLKHSTISNKATDPENSGTSTMDRSSRYPTTFRLYYDDGTPGIGEAGGSPRNRLHELYYQDISDKAYRNTIQLGLDWEILKGLHFKPSASYYMQENIYRFFEKYNEFNKGRKTLEKHDQYKQIMADAVFTYDKVFSDKHTLNAMIGMNYTQDDTYKLKGTGSEAPTDYVPTLAPTKPDLQRTTSSLDKEVLVGFFARVNYDYKRRYLLTVSARYDGASQFAEDHKFALFPAVSGGWNMHYEDWFPKTVVSRMKLRASWGQTGNNKLSYSNTQGEYASYIYAGNPGVLNSVLANNSLVWETTSNVDYGFDAGFFDNRLELSVTGYNKLTSDRLYDKALPAQTGFSSIKANLGTVQNKGFELSLTAHPLSTTSPVNWDVTGTFSMNRTYMKKLPYNGRDKNRVQGGLVWDAKSGTYVETGGLAEGERIGGRWGYKYLGVYDTDEEAAKAPVDTKVSGSKMNKKKVAGDAIWADLDNNGVIDDKDITFIGWANPDKKGALINNLSYKNFSLRLVVDFALGHSIANIWRCRANANARNAIITTTDVTNGNIWWQTGDAATAKYPRYDVASDWDNGYRNHMRTIAYAGMNSNGNADNTAYYSKGDYLCFREVSLGYELPRSVCSKMKVKGVSLNAGVTNIGYITAFDGLNPEQYDGQETGEYFLPIQFNFGVRLTF, from the coding sequence ATGAGAAAAATTACTCGAATTAAGTGTCTCATTGTTGTTTTATTGACATTTATTGGGACATTAGCACCCGTTCATGCTCAACAAAGTGGCAATTTTGAGATTAGTGGTGTTGTTAAGGACACATCCGGAGAACCGGTCATAGGTGCTACAGTTATTGTAAAGAACACACAAATAGGTACAACTACCGATGTCGATGGAAAATTTAAATTGAAGGTTCCACATAAATCTTTGTTACAAATCTCCTTTATTGGAATGAAAACCAAGGATCTGAAAGTAACCAATAATACATTTTATGAAATTACTTTGGAAGATGAATCGGTTCTACTTGACGAGGTCGTAGCCATCGGTTATGGAACTCAATCTAAGGCAACCGTTACTTCAGGAGTTGTATCTGTGAAGAAAGCGGAGTTAATGTCTTCTGTCTCTGCATCTCCTTTGAACAATCTACAGGGAAAGGTTGCTGGACTGGATATTCGACAGACTACCGGACAGCCCGGTGCACAGCCGGTAGTGCTGATCCGTGGCGGGTCAACCGATCCGGCTAACGACTCTCCTCTTTTTGTCATTGATGGGGTTGTCCGTAGCAACATGAATGGACTCAATCAGGAAGATATTGAGTCTATGGAAGTACTGAAAGATGCCGCTTCCGCTGCAATTTATGGTGCTAAGGCCGCCAATGGTATCATTCTTATTACTACCAAGCAAGGCTCTTCAAAAGATGGTAAAGCCACTATTTCCGCTTCCTACCGTTTGGGAGTTGAGCAGATTCGGCAGCATTATCCGTTTTCCGGTGCACGCGACTATCTGTATGCTTCCCGTTTAGCCGGTTCCCGTGGAATCAATGACGCCAATGTCAGCGGACGCCTGGAAGGCGGCGCATATCCTTATTCAACAGGTAATATCAATTATAAAAATGGAGCCTTGGAAGGATATGGCTATTCTCGTTTCACTACCGAATATTTAGATGATTTGATTTCCAATATGGGACAGTCTTATGTCGATGATTTGCTGAACAGACAAGGATATGAAACGATGACCGATCCTTATTCGGGAAAACAGTTGATATTTAAAGACAATCACTATCAAAAAGATGTATTGTTTCAGACTGCATTGACACACAACTACGATCTGAGTGTTTCCGGCGGAAATGACAAAGGTAATTATTATGTGAGTTTGGGGTATATTAATTCCGAAGGTATTGTTCTGGGTACGGGATACGATCGTTTCAGCCTTACTGCCAATGGAAATTACAATCTTCGCAGTAATTTAAAATTAACCGTCGGATTGAAACATTCCACAATTTCGAATAAAGCGACTGATCCGGAGAACTCGGGCACAAGCACAATGGACCGTTCTTCTCGCTATCCTACGACCTTCCGTCTGTATTATGACGATGGAACTCCCGGTATTGGTGAAGCCGGAGGCTCACCCCGGAATAGACTGCACGAATTATATTATCAGGATATTTCGGACAAAGCTTATCGAAACACGATTCAGTTAGGATTGGATTGGGAGATTCTGAAGGGATTGCATTTTAAGCCGTCAGCCTCCTATTATATGCAGGAAAATATCTATCGTTTTTTTGAGAAGTATAACGAGTTTAATAAAGGTCGTAAGACACTCGAGAAACACGACCAGTATAAGCAAATCATGGCAGACGCGGTGTTTACCTATGATAAAGTATTCAGTGATAAACACACTCTTAATGCAATGATAGGTATGAATTATACCCAGGACGATACTTATAAATTGAAAGGAACAGGCTCGGAAGCCCCTACGGATTATGTACCTACGTTGGCGCCTACCAAGCCCGATTTACAGCGTACCACTTCCTCTTTGGATAAAGAAGTACTGGTAGGTTTCTTTGCCCGTGTCAATTATGACTATAAGCGCCGCTATTTGCTGACGGTTTCAGCACGCTATGACGGAGCCTCCCAATTTGCCGAAGATCATAAATTCGCATTGTTTCCGGCCGTATCCGGAGGATGGAATATGCATTATGAAGACTGGTTTCCCAAAACCGTTGTCAGCCGGATGAAATTGCGGGCGAGTTGGGGACAGACCGGAAATAATAAGTTGTCGTATTCTAATACCCAAGGCGAATATGCTTCATATATTTATGCCGGAAATCCGGGGGTACTGAATAGTGTACTTGCCAATAACAGTTTGGTATGGGAAACAACCTCTAATGTGGATTATGGTTTTGATGCCGGTTTCTTTGATAATCGTCTTGAACTGTCGGTAACCGGATATAATAAATTGACTTCCGATCGTTTGTATGACAAAGCTCTTCCGGCACAGACAGGTTTTAGTTCTATAAAGGCCAATTTGGGGACTGTACAGAACAAAGGTTTTGAGTTATCGCTGACAGCACATCCTCTTTCAACAACTTCCCCCGTGAATTGGGATGTTACGGGTACTTTCAGTATGAACAGGACGTATATGAAAAAGCTTCCTTATAATGGGAGAGACAAAAATCGGGTACAGGGCGGACTTGTATGGGATGCTAAATCGGGTACTTATGTTGAGACCGGCGGCCTGGCCGAAGGCGAGAGGATAGGCGGACGTTGGGGATATAAGTATCTGGGGGTATACGATACAGATGAAGAAGCTGCAAAAGCTCCGGTCGACACCAAGGTCTCCGGTTCTAAGATGAATAAGAAAAAGGTTGCTGGAGATGCTATCTGGGCCGACCTTGACAATAATGGAGTTATCGATGATAAGGATATTACTTTTATTGGCTGGGCCAATCCGGATAAGAAGGGAGCCTTGATTAATAATTTGTCTTACAAGAATTTTTCTCTTCGTTTGGTTGTCGATTTTGCTTTAGGACATTCCATTGCCAATATATGGAGATGCCGTGCCAATGCCAATGCACGCAATGCCATTATAACGACTACTGACGTTACGAATGGAAACATCTGGTGGCAGACGGGTGATGCTGCAACAGCCAAGTATCCGCGTTACGATGTTGCTTCGGACTGGGATAACGGATATCGCAATCACATGCGTACAATAGCTTATGCCGGAATGAATTCAAATGGAAATGCCGACAATACGGCTTATTATTCAAAGGGAGATTATTTGTGCTTCCGTGAGGTTTCGTTAGGTTATGAACTGCCGCGTTCCGTATGTTCTAAAATGAAGGTGAAAGGGGTGTCTTTGAATGCCGGTGTGACAAATATCGGATACATTACAGCCTTTGACGGATTAAATCCTGAACAGTACGATGGACAAGAGACCGGTGAATACTTTCTCCCGATTCAATTTAACTTTGGTGTAAGACTAACTTTTTAA
- a CDS encoding dihydrodipicolinate synthase family protein, which translates to MKHYQRLEGMVAATFTPMDARGDINLSVIDKYADLMAESGMAGVFVCGTTGESHSLTTGERKAILAQWIKSARKRFKVIAHVGSNCQLEAMELARHAQEVEADAFAAMAPCFFKPSSVKDLVDFFTPIAQSAPDLPFYYYNMPSMTGVSLSVPSFLIEGKKTMPNLVGTKFTHNNLMEMGECLELNNGEFEVLHGYDEILIAGLALGAVAGVGSTYNYLPAVYQNLFDAFKEGDICTARRMQQKSIEIVKIIIKYGGGVRGGKAIMNLIGVDCGRCRLPVTPFGDDEYSSLKRDLEKIGFLN; encoded by the coding sequence ATGAAACATTATCAACGTTTGGAAGGAATGGTTGCCGCCACTTTTACTCCTATGGATGCGCGGGGAGATATCAATCTTTCTGTTATAGACAAATACGCCGACCTGATGGCTGAATCAGGAATGGCAGGTGTATTTGTTTGTGGAACCACAGGAGAATCTCATTCACTGACTACGGGTGAGCGTAAAGCTATTCTTGCTCAGTGGATAAAGTCTGCCCGGAAACGCTTCAAGGTGATTGCGCATGTGGGTAGTAACTGCCAATTGGAAGCTATGGAGCTGGCTCGGCATGCACAAGAGGTGGAAGCTGATGCTTTTGCCGCTATGGCTCCCTGTTTTTTTAAACCCTCTTCGGTAAAGGATCTGGTGGACTTTTTTACTCCAATTGCTCAAAGTGCTCCCGATCTTCCTTTCTATTATTATAATATGCCGTCTATGACGGGAGTATCTCTTTCGGTTCCCTCTTTTCTTATAGAGGGAAAGAAAACGATGCCTAATCTGGTTGGAACAAAATTCACACACAATAACCTGATGGAGATGGGTGAATGTTTGGAACTCAATAATGGAGAATTCGAAGTGCTGCATGGATACGATGAAATTCTGATTGCCGGATTGGCTTTAGGAGCCGTTGCCGGTGTTGGTAGTACCTACAATTATTTACCTGCTGTATATCAGAATCTTTTTGATGCGTTCAAGGAAGGTGATATCTGTACTGCTCGCCGGATGCAGCAGAAGTCGATTGAAATAGTAAAAATAATAATTAAATACGGAGGAGGTGTACGTGGAGGAAAAGCAATAATGAATTTAATAGGTGTTGATTGCGGCCGGTGTCGTCTGCCCGTCACACCGTTTGGCGATGATGAATATTCTTCGCTCAAAAGAGATCTTGAAAAAATAGGTTTCTTGAATTAA